From Fibrobacter sp. UWB4, one genomic window encodes:
- the sufC gene encoding Fe-S cluster assembly ATPase SufC: MLSIKNLKASIEDGTQILKGINLEVKPGEVHAIMGPNGSGKSTLSKVIAGHPAYHVDGGTVELDGKNLLEMEINERANSGLFISTQYPTEIPGVNNVEFLKMALNSKRAYLGQPEMSDEDFKKLCEEKMDLLEMDDRYRERGVNDGMSGGEKKRNEILQMAVLDPKVSFLDETDSGLDIDALRIVANGINHIMSPEKAVILVTHYQRLLDYIKPTYVHVLRHGKIILSGGPELALKLEDQGYDWIEEAK; encoded by the coding sequence ATGTTATCCATCAAGAACCTTAAAGCAAGTATCGAAGACGGCACCCAAATCCTGAAAGGGATCAATCTCGAGGTCAAGCCGGGAGAAGTCCACGCCATCATGGGCCCGAACGGTTCCGGCAAAAGCACACTCTCCAAAGTGATTGCAGGTCACCCCGCTTACCATGTTGATGGCGGTACCGTAGAACTTGACGGCAAGAACTTGCTCGAAATGGAAATCAACGAACGCGCTAATTCCGGCCTTTTCATCAGCACGCAGTACCCGACCGAAATTCCGGGCGTAAACAATGTCGAATTCTTGAAGATGGCACTCAACAGCAAGCGCGCCTACCTCGGCCAGCCCGAAATGAGCGACGAAGACTTCAAGAAGCTCTGCGAAGAAAAGATGGACTTGCTCGAAATGGACGACCGCTATCGTGAACGCGGCGTGAACGACGGCATGAGCGGTGGCGAAAAGAAGCGCAACGAAATCCTCCAGATGGCCGTTCTCGACCCGAAGGTGAGCTTCCTCGACGAAACGGACTCCGGCCTCGACATTGACGCCCTCCGCATCGTGGCAAACGGCATCAATCACATCATGTCGCCCGAAAAGGCAGTGATTCTTGTAACGCATTACCAGCGCCTCTTGGACTACATCAAGCCCACTTACGTTCACGTGCTCCGTCACGGCAAAATCATCTTGAGCGGTGGCCCGGAACTTGCCCTCAAGCTCGAAGATCAAGGCTACGACTGGATCGAAGAAGCCAAGTAA
- a CDS encoding SufD family Fe-S cluster assembly protein produces the protein MNAEFIQNLPTAEQAIARLRELGMPRRNNELWSFFPVAKIPTPEFMGTNFAAAPMTSPAATPANQETDFAALLPIANQARPMIREIVAGAAEMAMLKCNNDFGHTVLDIGKGAKVSLEILDNKVSHDVAAERFDINVGEDADVEIFFANPACDLPLRFRHFNINQAASSTVRFSSICRDTAIGRVSVECHLKGEGANFDYRSLHVLDGEASQHSRLTIYHEAPRTTSTQLARNLLSGSAHVSYDGSVIVGYDCTGVNSSQLVNTILLSEDASVSVKPVLKIYHDDVECTHGNTVGELDAEQMFYLVSRGIPKKAAQEMLMRSFAQETFLPLPDSPAKKRLMSSL, from the coding sequence ATGAACGCTGAATTTATACAGAACTTGCCCACCGCGGAACAGGCGATAGCACGCCTCCGCGAACTCGGCATGCCTCGCCGCAATAACGAACTTTGGTCGTTCTTCCCGGTCGCCAAAATCCCGACACCGGAATTCATGGGCACGAATTTTGCGGCAGCCCCAATGACTTCCCCGGCAGCAACCCCGGCCAACCAAGAAACCGACTTCGCAGCCCTCCTCCCGATTGCAAACCAGGCCCGCCCCATGATTCGCGAAATCGTGGCCGGCGCAGCCGAAATGGCCATGCTCAAGTGCAACAACGACTTTGGGCACACCGTCCTTGACATCGGCAAAGGCGCCAAGGTGAGCCTCGAAATTCTCGACAACAAGGTCTCGCACGACGTTGCCGCCGAGCGCTTCGACATCAACGTTGGCGAAGATGCCGACGTGGAAATCTTCTTTGCAAACCCGGCCTGCGATTTGCCGCTCCGCTTTAGGCATTTCAACATCAACCAAGCCGCAAGCTCCACCGTCCGATTCTCTAGCATCTGCCGCGACACCGCCATCGGCCGCGTGAGCGTCGAATGCCACCTCAAAGGTGAAGGCGCGAACTTCGATTACAGAAGCCTCCACGTTCTCGATGGCGAAGCCTCGCAGCACAGCCGCCTCACAATTTACCACGAAGCCCCGCGCACCACAAGCACCCAGCTTGCCCGCAACCTGCTTTCTGGTTCAGCACACGTGAGCTACGACGGAAGCGTCATCGTCGGTTACGACTGCACAGGCGTCAATTCGAGCCAGCTCGTGAACACGATCCTCTTGAGCGAAGATGCTAGCGTCTCCGTGAAGCCGGTCCTCAAGATTTATCACGACGACGTGGAATGCACCCACGGCAACACTGTCGGCGAACTCGATGCAGAACAGATGTTCTACCTCGTGAGCCGCGGCATCCCGAAAAAGGCCGCCCAGGAAATGCTCATGCGTTCGTTCGCACAAGAGACATTCCTGCCGCTCCCAGACAGTCCCGCCAAAAAGCGACTGATGAGTTCGCTCTAA